The Zingiber officinale cultivar Zhangliang chromosome 9A, Zo_v1.1, whole genome shotgun sequence genome window below encodes:
- the LOC122019037 gene encoding delta(3,5)-Delta(2,4)-dienoyl-CoA isomerase, peroxisomal-like, protein MNYCGHQKELFLILASAHDDPNIYLLAETLLTSAQGSEYFILLSRTTGTETLRIAMADDEIEAAEAAAAELKRGFETLEVTQPDPSVPVYFLYLNRPAHRNALTPASFAELPRALALLDRLPSARAIVLTGRGPHFCAGIDLSSLASLASVPSDDRAVASELLRRRILALQSAISAVERCRKPVVAAIHGACIGGGVDLVAACDIRCCDEGAYFAVKEIDLALAADLGSLQRLPAIVGYGNATDMALTGRRVAAEEAKAMGLVTRVFPSSAALAAGVTDLARGLAEKSTVAMTGTKAVMLRSRDLTVEQGLEHVATWNAAMLMSRDLEEAVRAQIEKRKPKFSRL, encoded by the exons CACAAGGGAGCGAGTATTTTATCCTACTCTCGAGAACGACAGGAACGGAGACTCTGCGAATCGCCATGGCGGACGATGAGATCGAGGCGGCAGAAGCGGCGGCGGCGGAGCTCAAGCGTGGATTCGAGACGCTGGAGGTGACTCAGCCGGACCCCTCGGTCCCCGTGTACTTTCTCTACCTGAACCGCCCGGCCCACCGCAACGCCTTGACTCCCGCTTCCTTCGCCGAGCTTCCCCGCGCCCTCGCCCTCCTCGACCGTCTCCCCTCCGCCCGAGCGATCGTGCTCACCGGCCGCGGCCCGCACTTCTGCGCAGGAATTGATCTCTCCTCCCTCGCCTCCCTGGCGTCCGTCCCCTCCGACGACCGCGCCGTAGCCAGCGAGCTCCTCCGCCGTCGGATCCTCGCCCTCCAGTCCGCGATCTCCGCCGTCGAACGGTGCCGGAAGCCGGTGGTCGCTGCGATCCACGGCGCCTGCATCGGCGGAGGGGTGGATCTGGTCGCCGCCTGCGACATCCGGTGCTGCGACGAGGGGGCCTACTTCGCGGTCAAAGAAATAGATCTCGCCCTGGCCGCCGATCTGGGCTCGCTGCAGCGCCTTCCGGCGATCGTCGGGTACGGGAACGCCACAGACATGGCGCTTACTGGGCGGAGGGTGGCAGCGGAGGAGGCAAAGGCGATGGGGCTCGTCACCCGCGTCTTCCCCTCCAGCGCCGCCCTGGCGGCGGGCGTCACCGACCTAGCAAGGG GATTGGCTGAGAAATCGACGGTTGCGATGACGGGAACGAAGGCAGTGATGCTGAGGAGCCGAGATCTGACGGTTGAACAGGGCCTAGAGCACGTGGCGACGTGGAACGCTGCGATGCTGATGTCGCGTGACCTGGAGGAGGCCGTCCGGGCCCAGATAGAGAAGCGCAAGCCCAAGTTCTCCAGGCTGTGA
- the LOC122019938 gene encoding premnaspirodiene oxygenase-like produces the protein MELWLPSLPLSLSFLLLLLLVLRRWLRSKSSKNTGPEFPGPWHLPLIGSLHHLVGALPHHALRDLARRHGPVMRLRVGQVDQIVLTSREGAQQILKAQDANFAFRPELTAAKIIAYGCRDVAFSNGEYWRQLRKLCVMELLGAKRVKSFASLRAEQVSLLMRDVGYAATVGKEINLGARLNELTNSIVVQASFGRRCPQQKKFMDTIKEVIKMSSGFSVGDLFPSLKIMDVLTGFSTKLIHYHKKLDAILEETIQEHLQGRRDDEEDLIDILLRLKDQGDLEVPISYESIKALVIDLFAGGTETTANTIEWAMSELILHPQAMNRAQTEVREAMKGKGYVEESDVPQFAYIHSVVKETLRLHPPFPLLFPRVGQETTQVLGYTIPAGTRVLINVWALARDPKYWHDGESFKPERFQEGDDKEFKGNDFEFLPFGAGRRMCAGMSFGLSTLELALAQLLFHFDWALPKGMAPGDVDMTETFGASASRKINLHLVPSPRFPLRS, from the exons ATGGAGCTCTGGTTGCCTTCTCTTCCCCTCTcactctccttcctcctcctgctgctgctggtCCTGAGGAGATGGTTGAGGAGCAAATCCAGCAAGAACACGGGGCCGGAGTTCCCCGGCCCATGGCATCTGCCCTTGATCGGCAGCCTGCACCATCTCGTCGGCGCGCTGCCTCACCACGCGCTCCGTGACCTCGCCCGGCGGCACGGGCCGGTGATGCGCCTCCGCGTGGGGCAGGTGGACCAGATCGTGCTCACCTCCCGCGAGGGCGCGCAGCAGATCCTCAAGGCGCAGGACGCCAACTTCGCCTTCCGCCCCGAGCTCACCGCCGCCAAGATCATCGCCTACGGCTGCCGCGACGTCGCCTTCTCCAACGGCGAGTACTGGCGCCAGCTCCGCAAGCTCTGCGTCATGGAGCTGCTCGGCGCCAAGCGCGTCAAGTCCTTCGCGTCACTGAGGGCGGAGCAAGTGTCCCTCCTCATGAGGGACGTCGGCTACGCCGCCACCGTCGGCAAGGAGATCAACCTCGGGGCGAGGCTCAACGAGCTGACCAACTCCATCGTCGTCCAGGCCTCCTTCGGCCGGAGATGCCCGCAGCAGAAGAAGTTCATGGACACCATCAAAGAGGTGATCAAAATGTCCAGCGGATTCAGCGTCGGCGATCTCTTCCCCTCGCTGAAAATCATGGACGTCCTCACCGGGTTCAGCACCAAGCTGATCCACTACCACAAAAAGCTGGACGCGATCCTCGAAGAAACAATCCAGGAGCATTTGCAGGGCCGGAGAGACGACGAGGAGGACCTTATCGACATCTTGCTCAGGCTCAAAGATCAAGGCGACCTGGAAGTGCCCATCTCGTACGAAAGCATCAAGGCTCTCGTCATC GATCTATTTGCCGGAGGGACTGAAACCACAGCCAACACCATCGAATGGGCCATGTCAGAGCTCATCTTGCACCCTCAAGCAATGAACAGAGCGCAGACGGAGGTTCGAGAGGCCATGAAAGGGAAAGGCTACGTGGAAGAGAGTGATGTTCCACAGTTCGCCTACATTCATTCCGTCGTCAAAGAAACTCTCCGATTGCACCCTCCCTTCCCCCTTTTATTTCCAAGAGTTGGCCAAGAGACCACTCAGGTTCTCGGCTACACAATACCTGCCGGAACAAGAGTCCTCATCAACGTCTGGGCACTCGCAAGGGATCCAAAATATTGGCACGACGGCGAGAGCTTCAAGCCGGAGAGGTTTCAGGAGGGCGACGACAAGGAGTTCAAAGGCAATGACTTCGAATTCCTCCCTTTCGGCGCGGGAAGAAGGATGTGCGCCGGCATGTCCTTTGGCTTGTCCACTTTAGAGTTGGCCTTGGCTCAGCTCCTGTTTCACTTTGATTGGGCACTGCCTAAGGGGATGGCACCAGGAGATGTGGATATGACTGAAACTTTTGGAGCCAGTGCCTCGAGAAAGATTAATTTGCACCTGGTTCCTTCTCCTCGTTTCCCTTTACGTAGCTAA